A part of Desulfofundulus salinus genomic DNA contains:
- a CDS encoding Lrp/AsnC family transcriptional regulator — protein MNTLELLELLEDNARLTPEEIAVMLHVDTGEVRRAIQELEQNKTILKYMTLVNWEKAGEEKVSALIEVRITPQRDVGFDAVARRISRFPEVRSVRLMSGAYDLAVFIEGRTMREVSHFVATRLATIEGVISTTTHFVLKTYKQDGVIVGDGEEDRRLMVTP, from the coding sequence GTGAATACACTGGAATTACTCGAGCTTCTGGAAGACAATGCCAGGCTCACGCCGGAAGAAATAGCCGTCATGCTGCATGTAGATACAGGGGAAGTGCGCCGGGCCATCCAGGAGCTGGAACAAAATAAAACCATCTTGAAGTACATGACCCTTGTGAACTGGGAAAAGGCCGGCGAAGAAAAGGTTTCCGCCCTGATTGAGGTGCGCATTACGCCCCAGCGGGACGTGGGTTTTGACGCGGTGGCCCGGCGCATTAGCCGGTTCCCGGAGGTGCGTAGCGTGCGCCTGATGTCCGGGGCCTACGATTTGGCGGTGTTCATCGAAGGACGCACCATGCGGGAGGTAAGCCACTTCGTGGCCACCAGGTTGGCTACCATTGAAGGTGTAATCAGCACCACCACCCACTTCGTCCTCAAAACCTACAAACAGGACGGGGTCATTGTGGGAGATGGCGAAGAAGACCGCCGCCTGATGGTAACACCTTAG
- a CDS encoding sodium:solute symporter family protein, translating into MKLLLLCLFVGVLLYSGYSSMGRNRTLSDFFLGGRAMGPWLSAFAYGTTYFSAVIFIGYAGKVGWGFGTAALWIVLGNTLVGSLLAWLVLARRTRIMTARLGAMTMPEFLEARYQSRAMKIYGALVIFLFLVPYSASVFMGLSYLFNQIFGIPYLYAALLMCLLTALYLIMGGYRAVALTDVIQGTVMLAGVGMLLYYVLGAPQVGGLFQGLQRLAEVDPGLVSLTGPQGRWLPLAALVVLTSLGPWGLPQMVQKFYAIKDEKAIRPAMVVSTLFALVITFGAYFTGSLTHLFFDKLPVDPTSGKPTPDMLMPILIHSTLPELGATLILLLVLSASMSTLASLVLVSSSAVSIDLVQSLRLRWAKEYSVFIMRLLCCLFIALSLIIALVKPGIILSLMAMSWGTVAGAFLAPYLYGLFWRGTTPAGAWAGTLTGLGCSVILSLYYRLDPAVIPLVGSLAMLIPLVVVPVVSLFTRPLPVEAVERAFGPGTVPGKRTLLKYKEVEST; encoded by the coding sequence GTGAAACTGTTGCTGTTGTGTCTTTTTGTGGGCGTGTTGCTTTACAGCGGCTACAGCAGTATGGGGCGCAACCGGACTTTGAGCGACTTCTTTTTAGGCGGGCGGGCCATGGGTCCCTGGCTTTCGGCTTTTGCTTACGGCACCACCTATTTCTCAGCGGTGATTTTTATTGGCTATGCCGGCAAGGTAGGCTGGGGATTTGGCACGGCCGCCCTTTGGATTGTTCTGGGCAACACCCTTGTGGGCAGCCTGCTGGCCTGGCTGGTCCTGGCCCGGCGGACCCGGATCATGACCGCCCGGCTGGGGGCCATGACCATGCCGGAGTTTTTGGAAGCCCGCTATCAAAGCCGGGCCATGAAAATATACGGGGCCCTGGTTATTTTCCTGTTCCTGGTTCCATACTCCGCCTCCGTGTTCATGGGTTTAAGCTATTTATTTAATCAGATCTTTGGCATCCCCTACTTATATGCCGCACTATTGATGTGCCTTTTGACTGCCCTGTACCTGATCATGGGCGGCTACCGGGCAGTAGCCCTCACCGATGTGATTCAGGGAACGGTCATGCTGGCCGGAGTGGGCATGTTGCTCTACTACGTCCTGGGGGCTCCCCAGGTGGGAGGGCTGTTCCAGGGGCTGCAACGGCTGGCAGAAGTTGACCCCGGCCTGGTAAGCCTGACCGGGCCCCAGGGCCGCTGGCTGCCCCTGGCCGCCCTGGTGGTTCTGACCAGCCTCGGCCCCTGGGGCCTGCCCCAAATGGTGCAGAAGTTTTACGCCATCAAGGATGAGAAAGCCATCCGCCCGGCCATGGTGGTGTCTACACTTTTTGCGCTGGTGATTACCTTTGGGGCTTATTTCACCGGATCCCTTACGCACCTGTTCTTTGACAAGTTGCCCGTGGATCCAACCAGCGGCAAGCCCACTCCCGACATGCTCATGCCGATCCTGATTCACAGCACGCTGCCCGAGCTGGGAGCCACGCTCATTCTCCTGCTGGTGCTCTCGGCATCCATGTCCACCCTGGCGTCCCTGGTGCTGGTGAGCAGTTCGGCCGTTTCCATAGACCTGGTGCAAAGCCTGCGACTCCGCTGGGCAAAAGAATACAGCGTTTTCATCATGCGCCTGTTATGCTGCCTCTTTATAGCCCTTTCCTTAATTATCGCCCTGGTCAAGCCGGGAATTATCCTTAGCCTGATGGCCATGTCCTGGGGCACGGTGGCCGGAGCATTCCTGGCCCCCTACCTGTACGGCCTGTTCTGGCGGGGCACCACGCCTGCGGGGGCCTGGGCCGGAACTTTAACCGGGCTGGGCTGTTCCGTAATCCTGTCCCTTTATTACCGGCTTGATCCGGCGGTCATTCCCCTGGTAGGGTCGCTGGCCATGCTCATTCCCCTGGTGGTGGTACCCGTGGTCAGCCTGTTTACCCGCCCCCTGCCGGTGGAGGCGGTGGAAAGGGCCTTTGGTCCGGGTACTGTCCCGGGAAAGCGGACTTTACTGAAATATAAGGAAGTGGAGAGTACATGA
- a CDS encoding aminotransferase class I/II-fold pyridoxal phosphate-dependent enzyme, giving the protein MSKTWCERINPVVRDMPPSGIRRFFDMVAETKGVISLGVGEPDFVTPWHIREACIYSLEKGYTMYTSNSGLLELRYAIARDLADTYGVFYDPRSEILVTVGVSQALDLALRALVCPGDEVLIPEPSYVSYAPTVILAGGKVVPLPTGMEQGFCLSAHQVEAAITPRTKLLLLCYPNNPTGAVLDRKTLLEIAEVAAAHDLIVISDEIYDRLTYVGQHTCVASLPGMKERTVLLNGFSKSYAMTGWRVGYACGHGDFIAAMTKIHQYTMLCAPITAQMAALEALKNGRSGMERMVREYNRRRNVVLHAFRDMGLPCFEPKGAFYAFPEIRVTGLTSEEFAETLLQEEKVAVVPGNAFGPSGEGFVRCSYAASLEDLGEALRRMARLVRRRGVRPRVISTPPRPFPAREAGVSAAGGASS; this is encoded by the coding sequence ATGAGCAAAACCTGGTGTGAGCGGATTAATCCCGTAGTACGGGATATGCCACCCTCGGGGATTCGCCGTTTTTTCGATATGGTGGCCGAAACCAAAGGGGTCATTTCCCTGGGCGTGGGTGAACCGGACTTTGTCACGCCCTGGCACATCCGGGAGGCCTGCATTTACTCCCTGGAGAAGGGTTACACCATGTACACCTCCAACAGCGGCCTCCTGGAACTGCGCTATGCCATTGCCCGGGACCTGGCCGACACTTACGGTGTATTCTATGATCCCCGGAGCGAGATTCTGGTAACGGTGGGAGTAAGCCAGGCCCTGGACCTGGCCTTAAGGGCACTGGTTTGCCCGGGCGACGAGGTGCTCATCCCGGAGCCGTCCTACGTTTCCTATGCCCCCACGGTGATTTTGGCCGGGGGAAAGGTGGTTCCCCTGCCTACCGGCATGGAACAGGGCTTTTGCCTGAGCGCCCACCAGGTGGAGGCGGCCATCACGCCGCGCACCAAGCTCCTGCTGTTATGCTATCCCAACAATCCCACCGGGGCAGTGCTGGACCGGAAAACCCTGCTGGAAATTGCGGAGGTGGCCGCAGCCCACGACCTGATCGTGATTTCCGACGAGATTTATGACAGGCTGACCTACGTGGGCCAGCACACCTGCGTGGCCAGCCTGCCGGGCATGAAGGAACGTACCGTTCTTTTAAACGGGTTTTCCAAGTCCTACGCCATGACGGGCTGGCGGGTGGGTTATGCCTGCGGCCACGGGGATTTCATTGCCGCCATGACCAAAATCCACCAGTATACCATGCTCTGTGCGCCCATTACCGCCCAAATGGCCGCCCTGGAGGCGTTAAAAAACGGCCGGTCGGGGATGGAGCGCATGGTGCGGGAGTACAACAGGCGCCGCAATGTCGTCCTGCATGCTTTCCGGGATATGGGACTGCCCTGTTTTGAGCCCAAAGGAGCCTTTTACGCCTTCCCGGAAATCAGGGTTACCGGTCTGACATCAGAGGAATTTGCCGAGACCCTGCTCCAGGAGGAAAAGGTGGCCGTGGTTCCGGGCAATGCCTTCGGGCCCAGCGGCGAAGGCTTCGTGCGCTGTTCCTACGCCGCCTCGCTGGAGGATCTGGGTGAGGCCCTGCGGCGCATGGCCCGGCTGGTGCGCCGGCGGGGTGTCAGACCGCGGGTGATTTCCACTCCCCCACGGCCTTTCCCGGCCCGGGAAGCGGGCGTGAGTGCGGCGGGCGGTGCATCCTCGTAA
- the sleB gene encoding spore cortex-lytic enzyme, which translates to MKLAFVSFRRFVFLLLALVVLATGLVVAARQTPAQDRTLYWGLSGDDVIRVQQRLLDWGFYDGPVDGFYGSKTQQAVVDFQLNNGLVPDGVVGPNTWAALGFPPAPATAPPPEPPAVSRGVTNRDAVYLLARVIEGEAADEPFEGKVAVGAVILNRTRSAAFPHSLAGVIFQPHAFESVSNGQYNRPVSEESLRAAQLAMSGWDPTGGSLYFWNPAKPVNPWIWTRNIVTQIGRHVFAR; encoded by the coding sequence ATGAAGCTGGCGTTCGTTTCCTTTCGCCGTTTCGTTTTTTTGTTGCTGGCTCTGGTTGTTCTGGCCACAGGGTTGGTGGTGGCCGCCAGGCAAACACCGGCGCAGGATCGCACCCTGTACTGGGGACTAAGTGGGGATGATGTGATCAGGGTGCAGCAGCGCCTGCTGGACTGGGGATTCTATGACGGGCCGGTGGACGGCTTCTACGGCAGCAAAACCCAGCAGGCGGTGGTGGATTTTCAGCTAAACAATGGCCTTGTTCCCGACGGCGTGGTCGGTCCAAATACCTGGGCCGCCCTGGGCTTTCCCCCGGCCCCCGCGACAGCACCACCCCCAGAACCGCCGGCGGTCTCCCGGGGAGTAACCAACCGGGATGCGGTTTACCTGCTGGCCAGGGTTATTGAAGGGGAGGCGGCCGACGAGCCCTTTGAGGGCAAAGTGGCCGTGGGAGCGGTGATTTTGAACCGCACCAGGAGTGCGGCCTTTCCCCACAGCCTGGCGGGAGTCATCTTTCAACCCCATGCCTTTGAATCGGTGAGCAACGGCCAGTACAACCGCCCGGTGAGCGAGGAATCCTTGCGGGCAGCCCAGCTGGCCATGAGCGGGTGGGACCCCACGGGGGGAAGCCTTTACTTCTGGAACCCCGCCAAGCCGGTGAACCCGTGGATCTGGACCCGGAACATCGTCACCCAAATCGGCCGGCACGTTTTTGCCCGCTAA
- the ypeB gene encoding germination protein YpeB, whose product MNNKRFWLLPLVAGVLLVGALGYWGYQQFTVRQRLETALNNKYYRALYDLTENVQNMEVLLSKSLVAGTPEAQSTLFMELWQRATAAQADLNQLPVTDALTGRTAKFLTQVGDYAHSLLQQAARGQLESDRQWETLNRLYRQSADLNLALHDLEGRIADGRLYLNELVREGGRTLGREGPRLANSNFQAIEKYMENFPTLIYDGPFSDHLEKRTARGLTGKNIDRDEARRRALEVVEGKSDYAVERVGETRGKIPSYLVELRPKNGNGGGNITVAITRQGGHLNWMTNGRQIGRPAWSIEKARRKAREYLASLGFNNMVPVYHEQQNGVAVFNFAATQDRVVLYPDQVKVTVALDNGQILGVEASGYLMNHTRRELPRPRISLQEARKKLNSRLKEVRGGRLALIPVTPDKEKLAYEFQARLDRDLFLIYIDAMDGSEAQVLRVVRNPEGVLTL is encoded by the coding sequence ATGAACAATAAGAGGTTTTGGCTATTGCCCCTGGTGGCCGGGGTATTGCTGGTGGGGGCTCTGGGGTACTGGGGCTACCAGCAGTTCACCGTGCGCCAGCGCCTGGAAACGGCTTTAAATAACAAGTACTACCGGGCCCTCTATGACCTGACGGAAAATGTCCAGAACATGGAAGTGCTGCTTTCCAAGAGTTTGGTGGCCGGTACGCCGGAAGCACAAAGCACCCTTTTTATGGAGCTCTGGCAGCGGGCCACGGCGGCCCAGGCTGATTTAAACCAGCTGCCGGTGACCGACGCCCTCACCGGACGTACGGCCAAATTCCTCACCCAGGTGGGTGACTACGCCCATTCCCTGCTCCAGCAGGCCGCCAGGGGGCAGCTGGAGTCCGACCGGCAATGGGAAACCCTAAACCGCCTTTACCGGCAGTCTGCCGATTTAAACCTGGCCCTGCACGACCTGGAAGGCCGCATTGCCGATGGGCGGCTTTACCTGAACGAACTGGTGCGGGAAGGCGGCCGCACCCTGGGCCGGGAGGGCCCGCGTCTGGCCAACTCTAATTTCCAGGCCATTGAGAAGTATATGGAGAATTTCCCCACCCTGATCTATGATGGCCCTTTCTCCGACCACCTGGAAAAACGAACGGCCCGGGGCCTCACCGGAAAGAACATTGACAGGGACGAGGCCCGCAGGCGGGCGCTGGAAGTGGTGGAGGGCAAGAGTGACTACGCGGTGGAACGGGTGGGGGAAACCCGGGGCAAAATCCCCTCTTACCTGGTGGAACTGCGCCCTAAAAACGGCAATGGGGGAGGCAACATCACCGTGGCCATTACCCGGCAGGGCGGCCACCTGAACTGGATGACCAACGGACGCCAGATTGGCCGCCCCGCCTGGAGCATTGAAAAGGCCAGGCGAAAGGCCCGGGAATACCTGGCTTCCCTGGGCTTCAACAACATGGTGCCGGTGTATCATGAACAGCAGAACGGCGTTGCCGTGTTCAACTTTGCCGCCACCCAGGACCGGGTGGTCCTCTACCCGGATCAAGTTAAGGTGACCGTAGCCCTGGACAACGGCCAGATCCTGGGTGTGGAGGCCTCGGGCTATTTGATGAACCACACCCGCCGCGAACTGCCCCGCCCCCGGATTAGCCTGCAGGAAGCCCGGAAAAAGCTCAACTCCCGGCTGAAGGAGGTAAGGGGGGGCCGGCTGGCCCTCATACCGGTGACTCCGGATAAAGAAAAGCTGGCCTATGAGTTTCAGGCCCGTCTGGACAGGGATCTCTTCCTGATCTACATAGACGCCATGGACGGCAGCGAAGCCCAGGTGCTGCGGGTGGTGCGCAATCCAGAGGGCGTATTAACTCTGTAG